Part of the Flavobacterium sp. MDT1-60 genome, GAATTCTTTGCAGCCGGAAAAGTTCCATCTGACGTAAACGAAGAAACCTGGGCTGCGTTTAAAACTGCCGTTAGAAACTTTAATTCTTTTAAAAATTCATTTTATAAAGACATTAAAAAAGATCAAAACGACAATTTAAATAAAAAAATGGCTCTTGTTGCCAAAGCAAAAGAACTACAAGAAAGTGTTGATTTTGGTACCACTACTCCAATAATGAAACAAATTCAGGAAGAGTGGAAACAAATTGGGCATGTTCCTAAAAAATATTCAGATAAAATCTGGAAAGAATTTAAAGATGCTTGTAATCATTATTTCAACAAGTTAAAAGAACACAAATCTGAAGAAAATGGTGATGAAGTAGCTGCTTTTGATAACAAAAAAGCATATCTGGATACCTTAAGAGCTTATCAGTTAACCGGAGATCATAAAACAGATTTAGACGCAATAAAATTACATATCGAAACCTGGAAAGGGTTTGGAAAAGTACCTTTTTCAAGACGTCATATTGAAGGGAAATTCAATAAAATTTTAGATGCCCTTTTTGAAAAACTAAGTTTGAGTAAAAAAGAAACTGAAATGATGCGTTTCTCTAACAGAATTGATTCTTTGTCTGAAAGCAATGATACTCGCAAATTAGATAACGAAAAGATTTTCTTAATGCGTAAGATTGAAGAAGTTCAAAACGAAATCTTTCAATTAGAAAATAATATTCAATTTTTCACGAATACTAAAAACGCTAAAAAAGAAAATTCAATAGTTCTTGAAGTTCGCAAAAACATTGCTATTCATAAAGAGAGCCTTGATGTTTGGAAAGATAAGCTTAAACAATTACGTAATTTAGGTCAGGAATAAGATTTAAATACCACAAATAAATAAGGTGTAATGAAAGTAATCATTGCACCTTATTTTTTACTAAATAATTCTACCGCAAAGCGGTTAAATCCCTCAAACTTAACATTGTAATACAATTTCATAAAATTATTCTATAAAATATTGATTATATTTGAGTATCAAAAGATTATAAACCTTAATATTTTATAAAATGAAATTTACTAGAAAAGCAAATGCCAACTGGAAAGGAACAGGCATGGAAGGAGCCGGAACAATCAGTACTCAAAGTACAACATTAAATAATGCGCAATTATCCTTTAAAACAAGATTTGCAGATGGCGTTGGTACAAATCCGGAAGAACTTGTTGCTGCAGCGCATTCAGGCTGTTTTACAATGCAATTAAGTTTCTTATTGAATGAAGGAGGTTTTACAGCAGATGATCTATCTACAGAAGCGACAGTAACTTTTGAAGACGGAACCATTACCCTAATTCACTTAGATTTAAAAGGGAAAGTGCCTTCAATTTCAGCTGAAGAATTTGAAAAAACAGCTGTAAAAGCAAAAGAAATCTGTCCGATTTCCAAGCTTTTAAACACAACTATTACATTATCTGCTACTTTAGTTTAGACAATAAAAATTTTCAAGCATAAAAAAATCCCGTTTCAAAACGGGATTTTTTTATAATAGATCAAATGAAATTATTAGTTCATTGTCGCTTTTAATGCTTTTGCTTCAGCAGTCATTTCTAACGCTTTGTAAACACCTAATAATGTTTTAGATACATCTTCGTTTTTAGGATCTAATTCGTGTGCTTTTTTAAGGTAAGGAATAACACCTTTAAAAACGTCTTCTCTTTGTCCTTTTAAAACATTATAACGTTTCGTATCTTTATCAGAAGTCCCCAATTTATTCATCTCATCGATAATTGGTTTTTCAGCCTCTAATTTTAAAGCTGCAAGATTAAGATATGCATTTGTATAGCTTGGATTGATTTCAATCGCTTTCAGGTAATATTTCTCAGCATCTGCTTTGTTACCTGCGTTACCACTGATAACTCCTAAATTGAAAATCAAGTCAGCGTTGTTTGGATCTTTTTGCAGAGCCTCACCAACTAATTTTTTGTAAGTATCGAAATCTTTAGTTTCAAGATATAAGTTAGCCTCTGTAAGAATCAAAGAACTATCTTCAGGATTCGTTTTTCTCGCATCAGCAATTGCTTTTTTAGCATCTTCTGTACGACCTTCCTGAACCATAATTAAAGCTAAGTTTTTATAGATTTCTCCTCTTTTAGAAGGGATAGTTTCAGTTTTAGGCTTTTCGTGAGTTCCTAATTTTACAGCTAAATCTCTTTCATTAGCAGTATTAAAACCGTCTTCATTACCAGAAGCTTTATTTAAAGCGGTATAACTAGTTCCTTTACCAGAATAATTCAATTTTTTCAATTCTTCATACATTGGCAAAGCAGTTTTATAATCCTGAGCATTTACTGCTGTAGAAGCTGCATAGTATAAATTGATAGTATCTTTTTTATCTAATAAATAAGCATCATACAATTTTTTCGCACCTTCTGCATTCTTGTTTGCCTGACTATCTGCAATAGCAGAATTAATCAATTTCCCTTTTATTTCAGTAATTGAAGCAGCAGCCTGAGTTGAATATTTCAATTTCCCAGACGCTTTTTCAATATCAATTAATTTTTTATAGCTTTCAGCGGCAAGTGATAAATTTTTACTCTCCTCTACTTTTTTATTCGCTAAATCCAGGTAAGCATTTCCTTGTACAGAGTAGTACTGTGCCTGTTCAACATCTTTGGCGTTAACCACCAAATTTTCTGCATCTTTTAATATCGCAATTGCTCCCTGAGCATCTCCGCTTTTTAATGCTTTTTCAGCACTTTTAATCTGATCTTTTTGAGCAAAAGTAGCTACTGAAATCAATAATGCTGATGCAAGTATTACATATTTACTTTTCATAATATTCAATTTGTGTATTTAATTTAATTTACGTGGTTTTTCTATTATTCCTCTGATTCCTCTTCCTCAGAGTCATCCTCGTCTACTATTTCTTCATCAGAATCATCATCGTCGTCATCTTCTACTGTTCCATCATCTTCAAGAACTTCTAAATCTGGTTTAACTCTTTCGATAACAGGCCCTACTACATTTCCTTCTTCATCAACAATAACCTCTTCGACATCATCTTTCATAACTTTCGTTACAGCAGCAATAGAATCTTTTCCTTTTAGGTTAATTAATCGCACACCCTGAGTAGCACGACCCATAACACGTAAATCTTCAATAGCCATTCTAATAGTTAATCCAGATTTATTGATAATCATTAAATCATCAGCATCTGTTACAGCATTAATCGAAATAAGTTTTCCTGTTTTCTCTGTGATATTAAGCGTTTTAACACCTTTACCTCCACGATTTGTAATTCTGTAAACATCTTCACCATCCTCATCAACTAATTTGGTACGTTTTCCATATCCATTTTCAGTTACAACTAAAATTTGCGAATCATTAATATCATTTTTATCAACAGTAACCATACCAATTACTTCATCCGTATCATCTTTTAAAGTAATTCCACGAACTCCCGAAGCCGTTCTTCCCATCGGACGTGTTTTGGTTTCTTCAAAACGAACCAATTTACCAGACTTAACTGCTAAGATAATTTGGCTTTCTCCGTTAGTTAATTGTGCCCCCATTAATTCATCACCTTCCTTAATCGTAATAGCAGCAACACCATTTACTCTTGGTTTAGAATATTTCTCTAAAGAAGTTTTCTTTACCTGGCCTTTTTTAGTAACCATTACAAGATTATGACTGTTGATATAATCTTTATCTTTTAAGTCTTGCGTACATATGAAAGCTTTAACCTTATCATCACTTTCAATGTTTACCAAGTTTTGAATTGCTCTGCCTTTTGCTGTTTTACTTCCTTCCGGAATTTCATAAACACGCATCCAGAAACATTTTCCTTTTTGCGTAAAGAACATCATATATTGGTGGTTGGTTGCAACGAACATATGCTCAAGGAAATCCTGATCTCTTGTTCCGGCACTTTTTTGCCCAACTCCTCCTCTATTTTGAGTTTTGTATTCTGTAAGGTTTGTACGTTTGATGTAACCTGCGTGTGAAATTGTAATAACCACATTTTCATCTGCAATTAAATCTTCAATACTTACATCTCCACCAGAATATTCAATTACAGAACGACGCTCATCTCCGTATTTCTCACGAATTTCTTCAAGTTCTTCCTTAATTAAGTTAGTTCTTAAATCAACATCAGCTAACAATGCTTTTAAGTGCTCAATTAATTTCATTAATTCTTCAAACTCTGCTCTTAACTTATCTTGTTCCAGACCTGTTAACTGGCGCAAACGCATCTCAACAATAGCACGAGCCTGAATATCTGATAATTTGAATCTTTCGATTAACTTCTCACGAGCTTCTTCTGTATTCTTAGAACCTCTGATGATAGCAATTACTTCATCAATATTATCAGATGCAATAATTAGACCTTCTAATATATGCGCTCTTTCTTCTGCTTTACGCAATTCAAATTGCGTTCTGCGAACTACAACATCATGGCGGTGCTCAATAAAGTAGTGAATCATATCTTTTAGATTCAACATTTGTGGGCGACCTTTTACAAGTGCAATATTATTTACACTAAAAGAAGATTGTAATGCGGTAAATTTATATAAGGTATTCAAAACTACGTTTGGCGTAGCATCACGTTTCAGGATATAAACGATACGCATACCGTTTCTATCCGATTCGTCACGAATATTCGCAATACCTTCAATTTTTTTATCGTTAACCAAATCAGCCGTACGTTTGATCATTTCGGCTTTGTTAACCTGATATGGAATTTCAGTCACAATAATACATTCTCTTCCGTCAACTTCTTCAAAACCAACTTTAGCACGCATTACAATACGTCCTCTACCTGTTTTAAAAGCTTCACGAACGCCTTCATAACCATATATTACACCACCAGTTGGAAAATCGGGAGCTTTAATATGCGTTATTAATTCGTCTATTTCAATATCATTATTATCAAGATACGCTAAAGTACCGTTGATCACTTCCGTTAAATTGTGTGGAGGCATATTAGTAGCCATACCAACTGCAATACCTGTTGCTCCGTTTACTAATAAAGTAGGAACTCTTGTTGGCATTACTTTTGGCTCATATAAAGTATCGTCAAAGTTCAATTGAAAATCAACTGTTTCTTTTTCGATATCTGCCATAATATCTTCAGAGATTTTACGCATTCTGGCCTCAGTATAACGCATTGCTGCAGGACTGTCACCATCAACAGATCCAAAGTTACCCTGACCGTCCACTAATAAATATCGCATACTCCACTCTTGGGCCATACGCACCATCGCATCATAAACAGAGGTATCTCCGTGCGGGTGGTACTTACCCAGAACCTCTCCTACGATTCTCGCAGATTTTTTGTGGGCAGATCTTGATGTTACTCCTAAGTCATACATTCCGTAAAGAACTCTTCGATGTACTGGTTTCAAGCCATCTCTAACATCAGGAAGTGCTCTAGATACGATTACTGACATCGAATAATCGATGTAAGCTGATTTCATTTCATCTTCTATGTTAATAGGAATTAACTTTTCTCCTTCAGACATAAGTTGTTATATTAAATAATTATATTAGTTTCAAAGCGTGCCAAGATACGGTTTTTTGGAATTTTTTCAGCTATTTACTTACACTTATTTCAATGATTTATTAACAACTTTTTTTCTACTTTTAGTTAATAAATTAAGCGTTTTTTAACGCTTTTATTGTTATTTTTTTTGTCAATTAGCTGACAGTAGTTCTTGAAGGGTACGGTTTTTGTTTTTCAAACTGTAATTCACTAAATTTACAATACCAATTATATATTATGGATGATAATTTTTCACCAAGAGTAAAAGATGTTATTACATACAGTAAGGAAGAAGCCCTTCGTTTAGGACACGACTTTATTGGTACTGAACATCTAATGCTAGGCATTTTAAGAGATGGTAACGGAAAAGCTATTCATATACTTAATAACCTAGCAGTCGATTTAGACCATTTACGCAGGAAGGTAGAAATACTGAGTCCAGCCAACCAGAGCGTTGAAGTAAATGCTGAAAAGAAAAATCTTCATCTTACGCGTCAGGCGGAAAGAGCCCTGAAGACAACTTTCCTGGAAGCTAAAGTATTTCAAAGCTCGTCGATTAGCACGGCACACTTGCTTTTATGCATCTTACGAAACGAAAACGATCCAACAACCAAGCTGTTGAATAAACTAAAAATAGATTATGACATAGCTAAAGAACAATACTTAAACATGACGCCAAACGAAGAAGAATTCTTAGAAAACTTGCCAAGAAACGAATCGTACAATGACGATTCAGGACAAGATGACAGTCTTAAAGAAAGTAGTTTTAACAATCCAGCCAATAAGTCAAACAAAAAATCTAAGACTCCGGTTTTAGATAATTTTGGGAGAGATTTAACAGAAATGGCAGAAGAAGGAAAACTAGATCCGGTAGTGGGACGCGAGAAAGAAATTGAACGTGTTTCACAGATTTTAAGCCGTAGAAAAAAGAACAACCCGCTGCTTATTGGAGAACCTGGAGTTGGTAAATCTGCTATTGCAGAAGGACTTGCTTTGCGTATCATCCAAAAGAAAGTATCCCGTATTCTTTTTAACAAACGTGTTGTTACCCTTGATCTTGCCAGCTTAGTTGCCGGAACGAAATACAGAGGACAATTTGAAGAAAGAATGAAAGCTGTAATGAATGAGCTTGAAAAAAATGACGATATCATTCTTTTTATTGATGAAATTCACACTATTGTAGGTGCTGGAGGAGCAACAGGTTCACTTGATGCTTCAAACATGTTCAAACCTGCTTTGGCAAGAGGTGAAATCCAATGTATTGGTGCTACCACTCTTGATGAGTACAGACAATATATAGAAAAAGATGGTGCTTTAGAAAGACGTTTCCAAAAAGTAATCGTGGAGCCAACTTCTGTTGAAGAAACGATTGCAATTTTGAATAACGTAAAAGATAAATACGAAGATCACCACAATGTTACCTACACTCAGGAAGCAATTGAAGCGTGCGTTAAATTAACAAACAGATATATGTCTGAGCGTTTTTTACCGGACAAAGCTATTGATGCTCTTGACGAAGCTGGTTCTCGTGTACACATTACTAATATTGATGTTCCTAAACAAATTCTTGATTTAGAGCGTCAATTAGAAGAAGTGCGTGAAAACAAAAACATGGTAGTTAAAAAACAAAAATATGAAGAGGCTGCCAAACTTCGTGATGATGAAAAACGTATTGAAAAAGATCTTGCTGTTGCACAGGAACAATGGGAAGAAGATTCTAAAAATAACAGAATTGAGGTTACAGAAGATAATGTAGCCGATGTTGTTTCAATGATGACCGGAATTCCAGTAAACAGAATTGCACAGACAGAAAGCAACAAATTAGCCAAATTACCTGAATTGATTCAGAATAAAGTAATTGGTCAAAATGAAGCTGTATTGAAAATTGCACGTTCTATTCAACGTAACAGAGCCGGACTTAAAGACCCGAACAAACCAATTGGTTCGTTCATTTTCTTAGGTCAGACAGGAGTTGGTAAAACACAATTAGCAAAAGTTTTAGCAAAAGAATTATTCGATTCTGAAGATGCATTAGTTCGTATCGACATGAGCGAATACATGGAAAAATTTGCTATCTCTCGTTTAGTTGGAGCACCTCCGGGATACGTAGGATACGAAGAAGGTGGTCAATTGACTGAAAAAGTTCGTAGAAAACCATATTGTGTTGTTCTTTTAGATGAGATCGAAAAAGCGCATCCAGATGTGTTTAATATGATGCTTCAGGTGTTAGACGATGGTTATTTAACAGATAGTTTAGGTCGCAAAATTGACTTTAAAAACACTATCATTATTATGACTTCTAATGTTGGAGCACGCCAGTTGAAAGATTTTGGACAAGGTGTAGGTTTCGGAACTGCTGCTAAAGTGGCTCAGGCTGATGAAAACTCAAAAAGCATTATCGAAAATGCATTGAAGAAAACCTTTGCTCCTGAATTCTTAAACAGAATTGATGATGTAATCGTGTTCAATGCTTTAGAAAAAGCTGATATTGATTTGATTATCGAAATTGAACTTAAAAAACTATATTCTCGTGTTTCTGAATTAGGATACAAATTAAATCTTACTGATAAAGCAAAAGCATTTATCGCTGAGAAAGGTTTTGACAGACAATTTGGAGCAAGACCTCTAAAAAGAGCGATTCAGAAATATGTTGAAGATTTGTTAGCTGAAGAAATCATCACCTCAAAAATACATTCAGGAGATGAAATACTAATGGATCTGAAAGAAGACTCTCAAGAACTTTCAGTAGAAATACACAAAGCAGAAGAGCCGACTAATCAATAAATTAGTTTAAATTTATAACAAAAATAATATACCCGTTACGTTTTCATAACATAACGGGTATTTTTTTTGAATAATTTACTATCTTTAGTTAAAGCAAATAGCTATTTTTGAATTTAAATTATATAATATAAAAACAACGTATGCTTCAAAATAAAGTCATTTTAGGTAGCGAAGAATGGTGCTCATTTCCAGAACTCGGAATTCCAACAATTAAAGCTCGTGTGGATTCTGGTGCCAAAACTTCGGCAATGCACGCCATAAACATAGCTCCTTTCATAAAAAATGATGCTAATTGGGTCAAATTTGATATTAACCCAATTCAAAATAATATTAAAACCATCATTCATTGCGAAGCTCCGTTGGTTGATAAAAGAATTGTAAAGAGCTCAAGTGGTTTTAGAGAACATCGTTATGTTATTCAAACAAATCTAAAAATTGGCGATGTAAAATGGCCAATAGAAATGACGTTGACCAATCGTGACTCGATGGGTTTTCGTATGCTTTTAGGTCGTGAAGCCATGAGTGGACGCGTATTAGTTGATCCCGAAGAAAAATATATGTTGGGACAACCAAGTCCTGAAGCGCTAAAAGAATTATATCAAAACTCTGAAAAAGCAACTTCTGGTTTACGTATTGGACTTTTAGCAAGTAATCCTGAATTATACAGTAATAAAAGAATCATGGAAGCGGGCGAAATGCGCGGTCATGAAATGCATTTTTTGAACATCAAGGAATGCTATATGAAGCTTGACGCTAAAACTCCTGAAATTCATTATCGTGGTGGAAAAATATTAAATCAGTTTGATGCTATTATTCCGAGAATTCGACCAAGTATTACTTTTTACGGTTGTGCTTTGACCCGTCAATTTGAAGCTTTGAAGGTTTTCGTTTTGAATTCAGCTACAGCCATTACACAATCACGTGATAAATTATATTCCCTGCAATTGCTTTTAAACAGCGGAATTGATATTCCAACTACTGGTTTTGCCAATTCTCCTTTGGACACCGATAATTTAATTAAAATGGTTGGAGGTTCACCTTTAATCGTAAAATTATTAGAAGGAACACAAGGAAAAGGAGTTGTTTTAGCAGAAACCAAAAAAGCGGCGGAAAGTGTTATCAACGCGTTCAAAAGTTTAAATGCAAACATTTTAGTTCAGGAATTCATCAAAGAAGCCAACGGAAAAGACATTCGTTGTTTTGTAATTGATGGAAAAGTGGTTGCCGCTATTCAACGTGAAGCGATGCCTGGCGAATTTAGAGCAAATATTCACCTGGGCGGAACAGCATCAGTTATAAAAGTAACAGCCGAAGAGAAAAAAATTGCCATAAAAGCCGCAAAAGCAATGGACTTAAAAGTGGCCGGTGTCGATATTATTCGCTCATCAAAAGGACCATTATTACTGGAAGTGAATTCATCACCAGGCTTAGAAGGAATTGAAGGCGCAACCAACAAAGATATTGCCGGTGAAATGATTAAAGCAATCGAGAAGAATTTCAAAATAATTAGTTAGTTCATTCTAACTTAATATCTCCTATTTATTTTAGCAGCTTTGTCAGAGTTTTAAAACTTTTGACAAAGCTTTTTTAAATTTAAAACCTAAAAATGATGCTCTACTCCTATTTAGATATTATTTTAAGAAGTCTTGCCGTTTATTTTTTCATGACTATTGCTTTGAGAATTTTCGGCAAAAAAGAACTTTCGCAATTAAATACCGCCGATATCATTCTCATTTTATTGATCAGTAATTCGGTTCAAAATGCTATGGTTGGCCCTGATACCAGCCTTTGGGGAGGTTTAGTTGCTGCTTTAGCCTTGTTTGTGATTAATTTTATCATTAAAAAACTAACACACAAATACAAAATACTGAATGATTTACTTTTAGACAAACCAGAAATCTTAATTCATGATGGAAAGCTGGATTTTAAAGCATTAAGCAAATTAGACATTTCTAACGACGAATTAAAAGAAGCCATGCGAGAACATGGTTTAGAACATTTCACTGATGTAAAGCTCTGCATGCTCGAAATTGACGGGACTATAAGTGTTATTTCCGAAGACAAAAAACATCTCAAACAAACGCATTACAAAAGAAAACACAATCATAAGAATTTTAGAAAATAAAATTTAGAAAATCCAATATTTTAAATTCCAAATTCCAAACTAGAAAAAGGAAATTTCAAACAAAAAATTCCAAATTCCAACGCTTTATGCTTTTCACATTTGCATTGGAATTTGGAATTCAAAATATTGGAATTTAATTATAAAATGCGATTAAAACTTCTCACATTTTACAAAAATCATTTTACTAAGAAATAAATACGCTTAATACAAAGTAAACCAATCCAGCTAAAATAGCTGAAATAGGAATAGTTAATATCCACGCCCAGATCAAACTTACAGTAACACCCCAACGAACAGCAGATACACGTTTAGTTAATCCAACCCCGATGATAGAACCTGTAATAGTATGTGTTGTACTTACCGGAATCTTTAAGTGTTCTGTAAAATATAATGTCAAAGCTCCAGCAGTTTCAGCAGCAACACCTTCAAATGAAGTTACTTTTGTGATTTTAGAACCCATTGTTTTCACAATTTTCCATCCACCACTTAAAGTTCCAGCTGCAATAGCAGAATAACATGCTAAAGGAATCCAGCCTGGCATTACTCCT contains:
- a CDS encoding OsmC family protein, whose protein sequence is MKFTRKANANWKGTGMEGAGTISTQSTTLNNAQLSFKTRFADGVGTNPEELVAAAHSGCFTMQLSFLLNEGGFTADDLSTEATVTFEDGTITLIHLDLKGKVPSISAEEFEKTAVKAKEICPISKLLNTTITLSATLV
- a CDS encoding tetratricopeptide repeat protein codes for the protein MKSKYVILASALLISVATFAQKDQIKSAEKALKSGDAQGAIAILKDAENLVVNAKDVEQAQYYSVQGNAYLDLANKKVEESKNLSLAAESYKKLIDIEKASGKLKYSTQAAASITEIKGKLINSAIADSQANKNAEGAKKLYDAYLLDKKDTINLYYAASTAVNAQDYKTALPMYEELKKLNYSGKGTSYTALNKASGNEDGFNTANERDLAVKLGTHEKPKTETIPSKRGEIYKNLALIMVQEGRTEDAKKAIADARKTNPEDSSLILTEANLYLETKDFDTYKKLVGEALQKDPNNADLIFNLGVISGNAGNKADAEKYYLKAIEINPSYTNAYLNLAALKLEAEKPIIDEMNKLGTSDKDTKRYNVLKGQREDVFKGVIPYLKKAHELDPKNEDVSKTLLGVYKALEMTAEAKALKATMN
- the gyrA gene encoding DNA gyrase subunit A; protein product: MSEGEKLIPINIEDEMKSAYIDYSMSVIVSRALPDVRDGLKPVHRRVLYGMYDLGVTSRSAHKKSARIVGEVLGKYHPHGDTSVYDAMVRMAQEWSMRYLLVDGQGNFGSVDGDSPAAMRYTEARMRKISEDIMADIEKETVDFQLNFDDTLYEPKVMPTRVPTLLVNGATGIAVGMATNMPPHNLTEVINGTLAYLDNNDIEIDELITHIKAPDFPTGGVIYGYEGVREAFKTGRGRIVMRAKVGFEEVDGRECIIVTEIPYQVNKAEMIKRTADLVNDKKIEGIANIRDESDRNGMRIVYILKRDATPNVVLNTLYKFTALQSSFSVNNIALVKGRPQMLNLKDMIHYFIEHRHDVVVRRTQFELRKAEERAHILEGLIIASDNIDEVIAIIRGSKNTEEAREKLIERFKLSDIQARAIVEMRLRQLTGLEQDKLRAEFEELMKLIEHLKALLADVDLRTNLIKEELEEIREKYGDERRSVIEYSGGDVSIEDLIADENVVITISHAGYIKRTNLTEYKTQNRGGVGQKSAGTRDQDFLEHMFVATNHQYMMFFTQKGKCFWMRVYEIPEGSKTAKGRAIQNLVNIESDDKVKAFICTQDLKDKDYINSHNLVMVTKKGQVKKTSLEKYSKPRVNGVAAITIKEGDELMGAQLTNGESQIILAVKSGKLVRFEETKTRPMGRTASGVRGITLKDDTDEVIGMVTVDKNDINDSQILVVTENGYGKRTKLVDEDGEDVYRITNRGGKGVKTLNITEKTGKLISINAVTDADDLMIINKSGLTIRMAIEDLRVMGRATQGVRLINLKGKDSIAAVTKVMKDDVEEVIVDEEGNVVGPVIERVKPDLEVLEDDGTVEDDDDDDSDEEIVDEDDSEEEESEE
- a CDS encoding ATP-dependent Clp protease ATP-binding subunit — its product is MDDNFSPRVKDVITYSKEEALRLGHDFIGTEHLMLGILRDGNGKAIHILNNLAVDLDHLRRKVEILSPANQSVEVNAEKKNLHLTRQAERALKTTFLEAKVFQSSSISTAHLLLCILRNENDPTTKLLNKLKIDYDIAKEQYLNMTPNEEEFLENLPRNESYNDDSGQDDSLKESSFNNPANKSNKKSKTPVLDNFGRDLTEMAEEGKLDPVVGREKEIERVSQILSRRKKNNPLLIGEPGVGKSAIAEGLALRIIQKKVSRILFNKRVVTLDLASLVAGTKYRGQFEERMKAVMNELEKNDDIILFIDEIHTIVGAGGATGSLDASNMFKPALARGEIQCIGATTLDEYRQYIEKDGALERRFQKVIVEPTSVEETIAILNNVKDKYEDHHNVTYTQEAIEACVKLTNRYMSERFLPDKAIDALDEAGSRVHITNIDVPKQILDLERQLEEVRENKNMVVKKQKYEEAAKLRDDEKRIEKDLAVAQEQWEEDSKNNRIEVTEDNVADVVSMMTGIPVNRIAQTESNKLAKLPELIQNKVIGQNEAVLKIARSIQRNRAGLKDPNKPIGSFIFLGQTGVGKTQLAKVLAKELFDSEDALVRIDMSEYMEKFAISRLVGAPPGYVGYEEGGQLTEKVRRKPYCVVLLDEIEKAHPDVFNMMLQVLDDGYLTDSLGRKIDFKNTIIIMTSNVGARQLKDFGQGVGFGTAAKVAQADENSKSIIENALKKTFAPEFLNRIDDVIVFNALEKADIDLIIEIELKKLYSRVSELGYKLNLTDKAKAFIAEKGFDRQFGARPLKRAIQKYVEDLLAEEIITSKIHSGDEILMDLKEDSQELSVEIHKAEEPTNQ
- the rimK gene encoding 30S ribosomal protein S6--L-glutamate ligase: MLQNKVILGSEEWCSFPELGIPTIKARVDSGAKTSAMHAINIAPFIKNDANWVKFDINPIQNNIKTIIHCEAPLVDKRIVKSSSGFREHRYVIQTNLKIGDVKWPIEMTLTNRDSMGFRMLLGREAMSGRVLVDPEEKYMLGQPSPEALKELYQNSEKATSGLRIGLLASNPELYSNKRIMEAGEMRGHEMHFLNIKECYMKLDAKTPEIHYRGGKILNQFDAIIPRIRPSITFYGCALTRQFEALKVFVLNSATAITQSRDKLYSLQLLLNSGIDIPTTGFANSPLDTDNLIKMVGGSPLIVKLLEGTQGKGVVLAETKKAAESVINAFKSLNANILVQEFIKEANGKDIRCFVIDGKVVAAIQREAMPGEFRANIHLGGTASVIKVTAEEKKIAIKAAKAMDLKVAGVDIIRSSKGPLLLEVNSSPGLEGIEGATNKDIAGEMIKAIEKNFKIIS
- a CDS encoding DUF421 domain-containing protein, translating into MLYSYLDIILRSLAVYFFMTIALRIFGKKELSQLNTADIILILLISNSVQNAMVGPDTSLWGGLVAALALFVINFIIKKLTHKYKILNDLLLDKPEILIHDGKLDFKALSKLDISNDELKEAMREHGLEHFTDVKLCMLEIDGTISVISEDKKHLKQTHYKRKHNHKNFRK